The following coding sequences lie in one Sorghum bicolor cultivar BTx623 chromosome 6, Sorghum_bicolor_NCBIv3, whole genome shotgun sequence genomic window:
- the LOC110436479 gene encoding uncharacterized protein LOC110436479, whose product MDEEVLRCSTLWADTAAGHQARTPGHRRPSLVKQLIAGFLKTACAVLFSRTAATSATAACSCGGPWRSVVDPLWCGEPSSRRQPRQKQRPGQTSVSPRRPAQEDVGSARTHVQEGKWGTPGSGGTKSLMLDQCQTKYSLQSIIAIGSKTYSNSASPHEDVHPEIEVLLMPKEMTILDQHEIRDVLEYHLLSGNGIHFITTRWHCFWDSCVGINLVEMVSPLFTRRL is encoded by the exons ATGGACGAGGAAGTCTTGCGATGTAGCACTTTATGGGCTGACACT GCCGCCGGCCACCAAGCAAGGACGCCAGGCCACCGGCGACCAAGCCTCGTCAAGCAGCTCATCGCCGGCTTCCTAAAGACAGCGTGTGCAGTGCTCTTCAGTCGCACGGCGGCGACATCGGCCACGGCGGCTTGTTCATGCGGCGGCCCATGGCGCAGCGTCGTGGATCCACTATGGTGTGGTGAGCCTTCATCACGCCGGCAGCCAAGGCAGAAGCAGCGACCAGGCCAGACCTCGGTCTCACCACGGCGGCCTGCACAGGAGGATGTCGGCAGCGCGCGGACGCATGTGCAAGAGGGGAAGTGGGGAACTCCTGGCAGCGGCGGCACCAAATCACTGATGCTGGATCAG TGCCAAACCAAATATTCACTTCAATCTATCATTGCTATTGGATCCAAAACCTACTCCAATTCTGCATCTCCCCATGAAGATGTGCATCCAG AAATCGAGGTTCTCCTAATGCCCAAAGAAATGACTATCTTGGATCAGCACGAGATACGTGACGTACTAGAATATCATCTGTTAAG TGGAAATGGCATCCACTTCATAACTACGCGATGGCATTGCTTCTGGGACAGTTGTGTTGGCATCAACTTGGTAGA GATGGTTTCACCTCTCTTCACAAGGCGTTTATAG
- the LOC8077602 gene encoding zinc finger BED domain-containing protein RICESLEEPER 2: MAKQKDPAMKQANALPSKRLKSPVVTMSPLIPARSIGVKMLLSANLSSPTVIVSSQGTASSKSQSPISPFLGKRTTAAAGSSHRSKRRKLTSHIWQHFEAIYDNDILVEAQCIHFNQVFKATRDVGTSACGRHIKVCEGKARLEEMVSQLSSTVPLTDASLKNWKFDQQVARQELVNLIVMHELPFSLVEYPKFRTFVAALNPWFKQVSRTTIRSDCISSYEEGKIVLRHVLQNSVSRVSLTADLWTSNQTLGYLCVTCHYISENWKIHKKIIKFALVETSHDGWNLFNTMLETLQDWNLESKLFAITLDNASVNNNFVTTLKENLVSKGQLLRKGKLFHCRCAAHVFNLIVQEGFKAISSATKNIRESVRYVKSSQARKQRFELMVEKCSIPVEKRPPLDVVTRWNSTYHMLVTSLKYRRAYEALRQNDPQYIHEPSTEDWKLAKKLCTLLEPFYDATMKVSGSNYPTSIHYFHQIWEVKKDLDKEASNSELVIRTMVHEMKQKLKKYWDLSYLNICIPIILDPRFKLKFLEFRLKEGFGIEAFRYLSKVEMTFRKLFAEYSLKVGDSVIAEEHSVSNVELNELDPWADWAQHQSAQRKKS, translated from the exons ATGGCTAAGCAAAAGGACCCTGCTATGAAGCAAGCAAATGCATTGCCATCAAAGCGGTTGAAGTCGCCAGTTGTAACCATGTCACCACTTATACCAGCAAGGTCAATAGGCGTGAAAATGTTGTTATCTGCCAACCTCAGCTCACCAACAGTGATAGTGTCGTCACAAGGGACAGCAAGCTCGAAATCACAATCGCCGATATCTCCTTTTCTCGGAAAAAgaactactgctgctgctg GATCTTCACATAGAAGTAAAAGACGCAAACTTACCTCACATATATGGCAGCATTTTGAGGCAATATATGATAATGATATCTTAGTAGAAGCTCAATGCATTCATTTCAACCAAGTGTTCAAAGCAACCAGAGATGTTGGTACAAGTGCATGTGGTAGACACATCAAAGTTTGTGAGGGAAAGGCTAGGTTAGAAGAAATGGTCTCTCAACTGAGTTCAACCGTGCCCTTAACTGATGCTTCCTTGAAAAATTGGAAATTTGATCAACAAGTAGCTCGCCAAGAATTAGTGAACTTAATAGTGATGCATGAGTTGCCTTTCAGTCTGGTAGAGTATCCAAAGTTCAGAACATTTGTGGCTGCTCTAAATCCGTGGTTCAAACAAGTTTCTAGAACCACTATTAGGTCTGACTGCATTAGTTCATATGAGGAAGGAAAAATAGTCCTACGGCATGTGCTACAAAATTCGGTCTCTAGGGTTTCTCTTACTGCTGATTTATGGACCTCAAACCAAACATTGGGCTATTTATGTGTGACTTGTCACTACATTAGTGAGAACTGGAAGATACATAAGAAGATCATAAAGTTCGCTTTAGTTGAGACCTCGCATGATGGTTGGAACCTATTCAATACTATGTTGGAAACCTTGCAAGATTGGAATCTAGAAAGCAAACTTTTTGCTATCACATTGGATAATGCATCAGTAAATAATAACTTTGTGACAACTTTAAAAGAAAACCTTGTCTCAAAGGGTCAACTCCTTCGCAAAGGGAAGTTGTTTCATTGTCGTTGTGCAGCCCATGTGTTTAATCTCATCGTCCAAGAAGGTTTTAAGGCCATAAGTAGTGCTACCAAGAacattagagagagtgttagataTGTGAAAAGCTCACAAGCTCGCAAACAAAGGTTTGAACTTATGGTTGAGAAATGTTCTATTCCTGTTGAGAAACGCCCTCCACTCGATGTTGTCACCAGGTGGAATTCAACTTACCATATGCTTGTGACATCTTTGAAGTATAGGAGAGCATATGAAGCTTTAAGGCAAAATGACCCACAGTACATACATGAGCCTTCGACTGAGGATTGGAAGTTGGCAAAGAAGCTTTGTACCTTGTTAGAACCATTTTATGATGCCACTATGAAAGTATCTGGCTCAAATTATCCAACTTCAATTCACTACTTTCATCAAATCTGGGAGGTAAAGAAAGATTTAGATAAAGAAGCCTCAAATTCTGAGTTGGTTATAAGAACAATGGTTCATGAGATGAAGCAAAAATTGAAGAAGTATTGGGATTTGTCGTATTTAAATATCTGCATTCCTATTATTCTTGATCCTCGTTTTAAGTTGAAATTTCTAGAGTTTCGCTTAAAGGAAGGATTTGGGATAGAAGCATTCAGATATCTATCTAAAGTGGAGATGACATTTAGAAAACTATTTGCTGAATATTCCTTAAAAGTTGGTGACTCAGTCATTGCGGAGGAACATAGTGTCAGTAATGTTGAGCTGAATGAGTTAGACCCATGGGCAGATTGGGCCCAACATCAAAGTGCTCAGAGAAAAAAAAGTTAA